The Mytilus galloprovincialis chromosome 2, xbMytGall1.hap1.1, whole genome shotgun sequence genome has a window encoding:
- the LOC143064910 gene encoding uncharacterized protein LOC143064910 isoform X2, whose protein sequence is MPRQICSCGYCDKSPSSNPEALLNTIWLNNTLHFGMRGRKEHTDMSFGDIKMMTTASREQYLEYNERLTKTRTGHSDSRAFAPKMFATPDNPRCPVNAFKQYIRRRPEDALTPDSRFYLSIKRMVQPDASENAKQTWFTMQPLGKNTLGDLAKKMSMKGGLTGRKVNHSVRKTTVSSLLHSNVEATTVMTGHKNVASVNEYSSASLQQQQTMSNILSDIGSGSRGLIPQEPTPNTSFEAKSADFPEDDMFDSVELNEVCQTIENFESVEKNVKINSGKCSTFSILPQASIGNVTINIYNSEK, encoded by the exons GCAACCCTGAGGCACTACTTAATACCATATGGTTAAATAATACTTTGCACTTTGGTATGAGGGGAAGGAAGGAGCATACTGACATGTCATTTGGAGACATAAAAATGATGACAACAGCAAGTAGAGAGCAATATTTGGAATACAACGAAAGGCTGACTAAAACCAGGACAGGACACAGTGACAGTAGAGCATTTGCACCTAAAATGTTTGCAACACCAG ATAATCCACGCTGTCCAGTGAATGCATTCAAGCAATATATTCGTCGCCGCCCTGAAGATGCTCTGACTCCAGACAGTCGCTTTTATCTAAGTATTAAAAGGATGGTACAACCTGATGCCAGTGAAAATGCTAAACAAACATGGTTTACCATGCAGCCATTGGGTAAAAATACTCTAGGAGATTTAGCTAAAAAAATGTCTATGAAAGGTGGTCTTACAGGAAGAAAGGTTAACCATAGTGTTCGCAAAACTACAGTGTCCTCACTTCTTCATTCCAATGTGGAGGCTACTACCGTCATGACAGGCCATAAGAATGTTGCTTCCGTCAATGAGTATAGTTCAGCATCATTACAGCAACAGCAAACTATGTCAAATATCTTATCTGATATTGGTTCAGGAAGCCGGGGATTAATACCACAAGAACCAACTCCAAACACTAGCTTTGAGGCCAAATCTGCAGATTTTCCGGAGGATGATATGTTTGACAGTGTTGAATTAAATGAAGTTTGCCAAACAATAGAAAATTTTGAATctgtagaaaaaaatgtaaaaataaacagtGGAAAATGTTCTACATTTTCCATTCTTCCACAAGCTTCTATTGGCAATGTTACAATAAACATTTACAACTCTGAAAAATAa
- the LOC143064910 gene encoding uncharacterized protein LOC143064910 isoform X1: MINLKSNKNKYISKVDNYFTVQGNPEALLNTIWLNNTLHFGMRGRKEHTDMSFGDIKMMTTASREQYLEYNERLTKTRTGHSDSRAFAPKMFATPDNPRCPVNAFKQYIRRRPEDALTPDSRFYLSIKRMVQPDASENAKQTWFTMQPLGKNTLGDLAKKMSMKGGLTGRKVNHSVRKTTVSSLLHSNVEATTVMTGHKNVASVNEYSSASLQQQQTMSNILSDIGSGSRGLIPQEPTPNTSFEAKSADFPEDDMFDSVELNEVCQTIENFESVEKNVKINSGKCSTFSILPQASIGNVTINIYNSEK, from the exons GCAACCCTGAGGCACTACTTAATACCATATGGTTAAATAATACTTTGCACTTTGGTATGAGGGGAAGGAAGGAGCATACTGACATGTCATTTGGAGACATAAAAATGATGACAACAGCAAGTAGAGAGCAATATTTGGAATACAACGAAAGGCTGACTAAAACCAGGACAGGACACAGTGACAGTAGAGCATTTGCACCTAAAATGTTTGCAACACCAG ATAATCCACGCTGTCCAGTGAATGCATTCAAGCAATATATTCGTCGCCGCCCTGAAGATGCTCTGACTCCAGACAGTCGCTTTTATCTAAGTATTAAAAGGATGGTACAACCTGATGCCAGTGAAAATGCTAAACAAACATGGTTTACCATGCAGCCATTGGGTAAAAATACTCTAGGAGATTTAGCTAAAAAAATGTCTATGAAAGGTGGTCTTACAGGAAGAAAGGTTAACCATAGTGTTCGCAAAACTACAGTGTCCTCACTTCTTCATTCCAATGTGGAGGCTACTACCGTCATGACAGGCCATAAGAATGTTGCTTCCGTCAATGAGTATAGTTCAGCATCATTACAGCAACAGCAAACTATGTCAAATATCTTATCTGATATTGGTTCAGGAAGCCGGGGATTAATACCACAAGAACCAACTCCAAACACTAGCTTTGAGGCCAAATCTGCAGATTTTCCGGAGGATGATATGTTTGACAGTGTTGAATTAAATGAAGTTTGCCAAACAATAGAAAATTTTGAATctgtagaaaaaaatgtaaaaataaacagtGGAAAATGTTCTACATTTTCCATTCTTCCACAAGCTTCTATTGGCAATGTTACAATAAACATTTACAACTCTGAAAAATAa